Genomic DNA from Pseudomonas helmanticensis:
CAACTGCTCGCCAGCCAGAAAGGCGAGTACAAAACCCAGCTGGAAACCGCGCTCGGCCTGAACTTCGAACAGTTCACCCGCGCCGTGCTGCTGGCCCAGAGCGAGTTCAGTGCGTTCCTCAAGGCCGACGACAACGACCGCAGCGAACTGCTGGAAAAACTCACCGACACGGCGCTCTACACGCGGCTCGGTCGTCGCGCCTTCGACAAGACCAAAGAGGCCCGCGAAGCGCACAAGCTGTTGCAGGATCAGGCCACTGGCGTCACGCCGCTGAGCGCTGAAGCCCGCGCCGAGCTGGATGAGCGTTTCAACAACGCCCAGCAACAACTGAAACTGCAACAGGCGCAGCTGAAACAGCTTGAGCAGCAGCACACGTGGCTCAAGGATTTGCGCCTGTTGCAGGACGCGCAGCACGCCGCCAGCGAGCAACTGCACAGCGCTCAGCAACAACGCGAAGGCCTGGCTGGCGAACGGCTCAAGTTGACGCGACTCGAGCAACTCGGCCCGCAACGCCATCAGTTCGCGCGCAAAAACCAGCTCGATGCGCTGCTGACGCCGTTGGCGGCACAGATCGCCGAACACACTCGCCAGCATGCCGAACTGACTGAGCGCCAGACGCAACTGGAGCAGAATCTCGAAGCAGCGAAAGTCGCACTGAGCGAGGCGCAGCAACGCCAGTCTGGGAATGCGCCGCTGTTGCGTCAGGCCTTCGAGGAGCAAAGCACCCTCGCCCGTCTGGCCAAGGATGTCGCCGCTGGCGCTGAAGCCAAAGCCGCAGCACAACAGGCGTGCAGCGACGGTCAGGGCGCGATTCAAGCCTTGCTGGAAAAACAGGCCCAGGTCGCCGAGCGCTTGCAACGCATTGCCGCCGAGCTTGAGCAAAGCGCTCATCTGGCACCGTTAAGCGATGCGTGGAATGCCTATCGCGATCGTCTGCAGCAGTTGATGCTGATCGGCAATCGCCTGAACAAAGGTCAGGCTGAACTGGCCAGTCTCGAGCAGAACGCCGCCCACAGCGCCGAAGCGTTCACCACCCAGAAGCAGCAGCTTGAAGTGCTGTTCAAAGAGGCCGGCGCCGAACCGGATGCCGTTGCCGAGCAGATCGGCATTCTCGGCACGCTGTTGCAGGACAACCGCAAACAGCTGCGCGCCTTTGAAGATTTGTCGCGCCTGTGGGCCAGCCAGCAGGATCTGCTCAAGCGCGGCGCCGAGCTGCAACAACGCCAGCTCAGCGCCCAGCAGGAGCGCGAACGGTTGACCCAGGACGGGGTGAAAAGCAAAGCCGAACTGACCGTCGCCGAGCAAACCCTCAACGTCACCCGCGAACTGCTTGAACGCCAGCGCCTCGCGCGCAGTGCCAGCGTCGAAGAGTTGCGCGGGCAGTTGCAGGATGACCAGCCGTGCCCGGTGTGCGGGAGCAACGAGCATCCGTATCACCAACCGGAAGCGCTGCTGCAAAGCCTCGGCCGCCACGATGAGAGTGAGCAGGCCAACGCGCAGCTAGTGGTCGATCAGCTCAAGGAAAAGCTCATCGAACTGCGTGCCGAAGTCGGCGGCGTCATCGCGCAACAGAAAGAATTGTTGCAACAACAGGAGCAACTGGCCGCCCAGCAACAGGTCTTGGCACCGAGCCTCGATGCTCATCCGCTGTCCGCCCAATTGCTCAATCAAGATGCCGACAAACGCGATGCCTGGCTCAGTCGTCAGAACGAACAGCTCAACCAGAGCATCGCGCAGGACGAACAACGCCAGAGCGCCCTGCTCACTCTGCAACAGGATGCCGCGCGGCTGACGCAACAATTGCGTCAGGCGGAAACCGCGCATCAGCAAGCCGCGCAGCACCTGGGCAATCAGCAGCGCGAACTGAGCAGCGACCGCCAGCGCCTCGACGAGGAACTGACGGCGTTCGCCACTCTGCTGCCGGCCGACACCCTTGAAGCCCTGCGCCAGGAGCCTGCGGCGACGTTCCTGCAGCTCGACCGGCAGATCGCCGAACGCTTGGCGCAAGTCGAGCAGCAGAAGGAAGAATTGAGCGAGCAGCAGCAACGTCAGCAGACACTGGAGAAAGACCAGGATCGTCAGCAGACGCGCCTGCAACAAGCGCAAATCGCTGAACAGCAGTACGCTGCGTTAGCCGAGCAACAGCAGCGCTGCCAGGAGAAACTCGCGCAATTGCTTGGCGAGCACAGCTGCGCCGAGCAGTGGCAGCAGCAACTGGAACACGCCGTCGAACAGGCGCGCAACACTGAAACCAGCACGGCGCAGGAGCTGCAAAGCGTGCGCACGCAGCGGGTGCAGACCGGCGCTGAACTGAAGGCGCAGCAGGAGCGTTTGCAGGCGCTGGAAAGCGAAGACCAGGATCTCACCGGCAAGATCGCCGACTGGCGCGCGGGTCATCCCGAGCTGGACGATGGCGGCCTCGAAGACTTGTTGCGGGTCGATGACGCGCAACTCGGCGAACTGCGCCAGCGTCTGCAACTCAACGAAAAAGCGATCGAGCAAGCCTCGGTGTTGTTGCAGGAGCGTGAGCGCTTGTTGGTCGACCATCAAGCCCACAGCAATGGCGATCTCGACGCTGAGCAACTCGCCACCGCGCTGGTTGATCTGCAACAGCAGTCCACTGTCAGCGAGCAGCAATGCGCCGAACTGCGCGCCGAACAAGTCGAAGATCAGCGCCGGCAGAATGCCAATCAGGCACTGGCGCAGCAGATCGCCGACGCCTATGCCGAATACCAGCGCTGGGCGCGGCTGAGTGCCTTGATCGGATCGGCCACCGGCGACACCTTCCGCAAGATCGCCCAGGCCTACAACCTCGACCTGCTGGTGCACCACGCCAATGTGCAACTGCGCCAACTGGTCAAACGCTATCGCCTGAAACGCGGCGGCAGCATGCTCGGCTTGTTGGTGATGGACACGGAAATGGGCGACGAACTGCGCTCGGTGCATTCGTTGTCCGGCGGCGAAACGTTCCTCGTGTCGCTGGCGCTGGCGTTGGGTCTGGCATCGATGGCGTCGAGTACGCTGAAAATCGAATCGCTGTTTATCGATGAAGGCTTTGGCAGTCTCGATCCGGAGTCGCTGCAATTGGCGATGGATGCGCTCGACGGCTTGCAGGCGCAAGGCCGCAAGGTCGCGGTGATTTCCCACGTACAGGAAATGCACGAGCGGATCCCGGTGCAGATTCAGGTCCAGCGTCAGGGCAACGGTTTGAGCACCGTGGAGGTGAAATGAACAAGCTGTATTCCTTCCGCCGCTGCCCCTATGCGATGCGGGCGCGGATGGCTCTGCGTTATTCCGGCGTGCCAGTGGAGATGGTTGAAGTCAGCCTCAAGGCCAAACCACCGGAGATGCTGGCGATCTCGCCGAAAGGCACGGTGCCAGTGCTGGATGCCGGTGGCCGGGTGATTGATGAGAGCCTGGAAATCATGCACTGGGCGTTGGCGCAGAATGATCCGCAGGGTTGGTTGCTGGAGGGTGATGCGCGGATTGCCGAATTGATCGAGGCGAATGATCAGGGGTTCAAGGTGCATCTGAACCGCTACAAATATGCCGAGCGCTATCCGGAACAACCGATGGAGGTTTATCGGGCTGAAGGGGCGGTGTTTTTGCAGCGGCTGGAGGCGCTGCTCAAGGATCGCGATTACTTGCTGACTGATCATCCGAGCCTGGCCGATATCGCCTTGCTGCCGTTCGTTCGGCAGTTTGCCCATGTTGATCGTGAGTGGTTTGCGCAGACGCCTTATGTACGGTTGCAGGTTTGGTTGCAGCGCTTCCTCGAATCCGAGCTCTTCACCTCGATCATGAAAAAGTAACTACAGCGCCTCAACCCCTGTGGCGAGGGGATTTATCCCCGTTCGGCTGCGAAGCAGTCGTGAAACATTCTATGCGGTGTGACAGGCAAATTTGAGTTGCAGGATTTGGGGCTGCTTCGCAGCCCAACGGGGATAAATCCCCTCGCCACAATGGATTGCGGTGTCTAGGCGAGTGCATTGCACATCCCAAGCGCCATGCAATCAACTTCGAAGGGACCGAGGAAATTGGTCGAAACCTTCACCGGTGGATTCCCCGCCATCAACCCCAGCGTATTCGCCCGTTCGATGTTATGCGCGATGGTGTGATTAGCCTCTATGGCCCGCGCCAACCCGCCCACCGAGCCTTGACCAACGCCCAGTAACGAAGCGCCGTTGGTCATGACCGCCAGACTGGCAATGACCCAAAGTCTGTAACCTTTCATGCGCCGCCGACTCCTGCGAGTTCAGCCCGGTCGACCGTCACGCTTTGCGAGCGGACTTCGAACTGGATGCCAGGGTGGGCGACGTCAATCGGTGCGCTGAAGCGATGTTCCATTTGCGAGGCGACGCTGACAACGAGCACCACGGCCAGGTAAAGACCGATGGCCAGGTAGGCGCCGCGTTTGGCTGAAGTGATGATTTCGCTGGCCATGGTGTTCTCCCGTGGGCATGTTTCGATGGCCACAGAATCGATCAAAACAGCGGTGGCAACCACTCAGGGTTTTCCATAGTGAACATCAGCTTCGTTGATTATTTAGCCGGTCTATTTGCGTGTTGAAGAAAACCTATGACGCTACGAAACGCACACGAGGGCGACGGTCTTTACCGATCGTTCCCACGCTCTGCGTGGGAACGATCAACAACGATCAACAACGCACACGTGTAAGAGCTGCCGAAGGCTGCGATCTTTTGATTTTGCTTTTTAAAAACAAGATCAAAAGATCGCAGCCTTCGGCAGCTCCTACAGGGGAGTTGTGTGCTGGTGCTCAGTGTTGGCTTTTGTGATCCAGGGCGGCGTAGAAGTTGGCGCTCTGTTGCAGGTATTTCTGGGTGTAGCTCTGGGTGTGGGATTTTTTGCTGGCGATTTCAACGTTGGCACCGGCTGGCAGAACCACGGTGGCGGAGATGGCGGAAGCGGCGATAACGGAGAAGAGATTGAAGTTCATGGCGGTAACCCTCGTGTTCGGTTGGCTTGCTCGCCCGGTTGGGCCGTGAAGCAAACTTAACGCTCGAGGGCTGATCGCTTGAAATGCTTTGTAACGTTAGCGCATATCAGTGCAATTAATACAACCAGACAGGCCCCGTAAACCGGGGCCTGTGGCTTATTGTCGCACTATAAACTTGAGGTCACTCGGGGCGTCCATCGGCAGTTTCTGCACGGTTTTGCCGAGCAGACCGGTCTTGCTGTCGCGCTCGACGACAACAATCTGGTTGCTCTTCTGGTTGGCAATCAACAGGAACTTGCCACTCGGATCGAGGCTGAATTCGCGTGGGTGATCACCTTCCACCGAGCGCTTTTGCAGCTCTTTGAGCTGGGCAGTCGCCGGATCGATGCTGAATACCACCAATTGATTGGCGGTGCCGCGATTGCTGACATAGAGGAACTTGCCGTCCGCCGAGGTGTGCAGCGCGGCGCCGGCCTTGTCCGACGTCGGCTGACCTGCAGCCAGATCGACCAATTGGGTCTGGGTCAGCACGCCGTCGTTGTAATCAAACACCGCGACCTGCGCGCTCATTTCCATGCTCAGCCAGGCGTGCTTGCCGTCAGCGCTGAACAGCAGATGACGCGGGCCACTGCCTGCCGGGAGGGACACCGAGGCGGATTTCGCCGGGGTCAGCGGCAAATCCGGATTGGCCTTTGGGTCGAATTTGTAGATGAAGACCTTGTCCGCACCCAGATCGTTGGAGAACACGTAGCGACCGTCCGGCGAAGAGACCGTCGAGTGCACGTGGTTCGAGGCCTGACGCTCAGGATTGACCCGGCTCGCCGGGTGCGCGCTCATCTGTACGACCGGCTTCAGTTTGCCGTCAGCACCGACCGGCAGCACCGCGAGGGTTCCACCCGGATCTTCCATTACCGAATAGTTGCTGACGAACAGGTGACTGGCGTCAGCGCTGAGGCTCGAATGAGTCGGTTCGTTGCCCAGGCTCTGCACCTGATTGATCAGGCTCAGCGCGTGGGTCTTCGGATCGATCGCATAGCTGCTGACGCGGCCGACCGGGTCTTTCTGGCCCGGGCCGTTTTCATTGACCACGAACAGGCGATGCTGGTCTTTGGACAAGGTCAGCCACGACGGGTTTTCGCTCTTGACCACTTGCAATGGCTTGGCATCGATCTGGCCGGTGGCGCTGTCGAAGTTCATGCGATAGATGCCCTGGCTGGTGCCAGCGGTGTAGGAGCCGACCAGCAACTGGAAGCTTTCTGCCGATGCCGTGGACAGGCCCATGGCGCCGACGCTGCCGGCCATCAGCAGCGGCCAGAATTTACGCATTTTCATCAGTGTCATCCTCGTCGTCGCTGCTGCTGACTACATCGCCATGACAAACCAGGCGATGTTCGCCGATCGCTTTGGTTTCGTTGAAATAGCCGACGATCAACCAGCTCTGCAAAGAGTCATCGAAGGTTGCCGCGGCAACCTGCGCCGGAGTGAATTCCCAATGTTTGGCCGCTCGGCCGTCGATGCATTCGATGTGCAGGTTATCGTCTTCATCGAGGGCGAATTCGAAGGCGTGCAGGCCGTCGATTTCGACCATACCGCAGTGTTCGAGGGCGTTGAGAAGGGTTTGGGCAGTCATGGCAGTAAAGTCTTTCAGGGGGAAACCGGCAATGATAGCTCAAGAAGCACACTCCCCCTGTAGGAGCTGCCGAAGGCTGCGATCTTTTGATGCCTGATCGTTCCCACACTCAGCGTGGGAACGATCAAACAAGATCAAAGGATCGCAGCCTTCGGCAGCTCCTACAGGGGTGTTTTTCAGAGGGCTTCGCGGCTGGGTTTACCGTCGACCAGGCGCTGAATGCGCAGCGGGTTGGCGTTTTTCAGCGGCTCAGGCAGCAAGCTGTCCGGGTAGTTCTGGAAACACACCGGGCGCAGGAAACGGTCGATCGCCAGCGTGCCGACGGAGGTGCCGCGCGCATCGGATGTCGCCGGATACGGCCCGCCGTGGACCATCGAATCGCACACCTCGACACCGGTCGGATAACCATTAAGCAGAATCCGCCCGACCTTCTGCTCCAGCAACGGCGTCAGTTCGGCGAAGCGCTCGAAGTCCGCCAGTTCGCCGATAATCGTCGCCGTCAGTTGACCATGCAGGCCGTGTAGTGCAGCGCTGAGTTGCGCCTTGTCGGCCACTTCGACAATCACCGTGGTCGGGCCAAACACTTCTTCCTGCAGCACTTCATCGCCATCGATCAACAGGCTGGCGTCGGCCTTGAACAACTGCGGCTGCGCCTGATTGCCCTGCTGCGGATGACCGGCCAGATGCTCGATACCGGGATGCGCCAACAGCTTCTGCAAGCCTTTGCCGTAGCTGCCGAGGGTGCCGGCGTTGAGCATGGTTTGCGCCGGTTGATCAGCGATCAAACCAGCGACCTGCTGCACGAACGCGCTGAACTGTGGCGAGCGGATGCCGATCACCAGACCCGGATTGGTACAGAACTGACCGCAGCCCTGCACCACCGACGCAGTCAGGTCGCGAGCAACCGTTTCCGAACGTTCAGCCAATGCCTGCGGCAAGACAATCACCGGGTTGATACTCGACATCTCGGCGAACACCGGGATCGGTTGCGCACGCGCGGCGGCCATGTCGCACAGCGCTCGACCA
This window encodes:
- a CDS encoding AAA family ATPase; protein product: MKILAIRLKNLASLAGPFEIDFTAEPLASAGLFAITGPTGAGKSTLLDALCLALFGAVPRLNNTGRDAKVPDADGEIATGDPRTLLRRGTGEGYAEVDFVGVDGRRYRARWEANRAREKAGGKLQASRQSLRDIDQDQLLASQKGEYKTQLETALGLNFEQFTRAVLLAQSEFSAFLKADDNDRSELLEKLTDTALYTRLGRRAFDKTKEAREAHKLLQDQATGVTPLSAEARAELDERFNNAQQQLKLQQAQLKQLEQQHTWLKDLRLLQDAQHAASEQLHSAQQQREGLAGERLKLTRLEQLGPQRHQFARKNQLDALLTPLAAQIAEHTRQHAELTERQTQLEQNLEAAKVALSEAQQRQSGNAPLLRQAFEEQSTLARLAKDVAAGAEAKAAAQQACSDGQGAIQALLEKQAQVAERLQRIAAELEQSAHLAPLSDAWNAYRDRLQQLMLIGNRLNKGQAELASLEQNAAHSAEAFTTQKQQLEVLFKEAGAEPDAVAEQIGILGTLLQDNRKQLRAFEDLSRLWASQQDLLKRGAELQQRQLSAQQERERLTQDGVKSKAELTVAEQTLNVTRELLERQRLARSASVEELRGQLQDDQPCPVCGSNEHPYHQPEALLQSLGRHDESEQANAQLVVDQLKEKLIELRAEVGGVIAQQKELLQQQEQLAAQQQVLAPSLDAHPLSAQLLNQDADKRDAWLSRQNEQLNQSIAQDEQRQSALLTLQQDAARLTQQLRQAETAHQQAAQHLGNQQRELSSDRQRLDEELTAFATLLPADTLEALRQEPAATFLQLDRQIAERLAQVEQQKEELSEQQQRQQTLEKDQDRQQTRLQQAQIAEQQYAALAEQQQRCQEKLAQLLGEHSCAEQWQQQLEHAVEQARNTETSTAQELQSVRTQRVQTGAELKAQQERLQALESEDQDLTGKIADWRAGHPELDDGGLEDLLRVDDAQLGELRQRLQLNEKAIEQASVLLQERERLLVDHQAHSNGDLDAEQLATALVDLQQQSTVSEQQCAELRAEQVEDQRRQNANQALAQQIADAYAEYQRWARLSALIGSATGDTFRKIAQAYNLDLLVHHANVQLRQLVKRYRLKRGGSMLGLLVMDTEMGDELRSVHSLSGGETFLVSLALALGLASMASSTLKIESLFIDEGFGSLDPESLQLAMDALDGLQAQGRKVAVISHVQEMHERIPVQIQVQRQGNGLSTVEVK
- a CDS encoding glutathione S-transferase, translating into MNKLYSFRRCPYAMRARMALRYSGVPVEMVEVSLKAKPPEMLAISPKGTVPVLDAGGRVIDESLEIMHWALAQNDPQGWLLEGDARIAELIEANDQGFKVHLNRYKYAERYPEQPMEVYRAEGAVFLQRLEALLKDRDYLLTDHPSLADIALLPFVRQFAHVDREWFAQTPYVRLQVWLQRFLESELFTSIMKK
- a CDS encoding lactonase family protein, giving the protein MKMRKFWPLLMAGSVGAMGLSTASAESFQLLVGSYTAGTSQGIYRMNFDSATGQIDAKPLQVVKSENPSWLTLSKDQHRLFVVNENGPGQKDPVGRVSSYAIDPKTHALSLINQVQSLGNEPTHSSLSADASHLFVSNYSVMEDPGGTLAVLPVGADGKLKPVVQMSAHPASRVNPERQASNHVHSTVSSPDGRYVFSNDLGADKVFIYKFDPKANPDLPLTPAKSASVSLPAGSGPRHLLFSADGKHAWLSMEMSAQVAVFDYNDGVLTQTQLVDLAAGQPTSDKAGAALHTSADGKFLYVSNRGTANQLVVFSIDPATAQLKELQKRSVEGDHPREFSLDPSGKFLLIANQKSNQIVVVERDSKTGLLGKTVQKLPMDAPSDLKFIVRQ
- a CDS encoding DUF5629 family protein; translation: MTAQTLLNALEHCGMVEIDGLHAFEFALDEDDNLHIECIDGRAAKHWEFTPAQVAAATFDDSLQSWLIVGYFNETKAIGEHRLVCHGDVVSSSDDEDDTDENA
- a CDS encoding aldehyde dehydrogenase (NADP(+)) codes for the protein MTQILGHNYIGGQRSAAGDVKLQSVDATTGEQLPHDFIQATVEEVDAAAKAAATAYPAYRSLSAERRAQFLDAIADELDALGDDFVAVVCRETALPAGRIQGERGRTSGQMRLFAKVLRRGDFYGARIDLPLPDRQPLPRPDLRQYRIGLGPVAVFGASNFPLAFSTAGGDTASALAAGCPVVFKAHSGHMATAELVADALIRAAEKTAMPAGVFNMIYGGGVGEWLVKHPAIQAVGFTGSLKGGRALCDMAAARAQPIPVFAEMSSINPVIVLPQALAERSETVARDLTASVVQGCGQFCTNPGLVIGIRSPQFSAFVQQVAGLIADQPAQTMLNAGTLGSYGKGLQKLLAHPGIEHLAGHPQQGNQAQPQLFKADASLLIDGDEVLQEEVFGPTTVIVEVADKAQLSAALHGLHGQLTATIIGELADFERFAELTPLLEQKVGRILLNGYPTGVEVCDSMVHGGPYPATSDARGTSVGTLAIDRFLRPVCFQNYPDSLLPEPLKNANPLRIQRLVDGKPSREAL